One Actinomycetes bacterium genomic window, CGATGGCGTCGTCGAAGCGCCGCCTCGCGTCCTGCACCTGCTCGACTGCGCCCCGCCACGGCTGGTCGAGGCTGCGCGGGGCCACTGCGTCACGCTTGTCATCACGGGGAACGGCGGCCAGCACCCGCGCTCCGTAGGCGGCGGCGCCCAGCACAACCGCTCCGATCGGCCCGAGTCCCACCAGGATCCCCACAGCGGCGCCCCCGCCGGTGGCGAGGATCGCGGATGGCGAGGTGATGGCCCTTGCCACCTTGGGGGTGTAAAAGCGGTCGCGGAATGACATGGTCGGTCAGAAGTTGCTCACCACGGCGCTGAACACGTCGTCGATCGTCGTCGCATCGGTCGCCTGGTAAGCGGTGGCATTGGAGGCCTCGGCGATCTGCTCGAGCACCGAGGTATCGGCGTCAGCACCGTAGGCGATCGTGAAGATCCGCACGGGGGTGGCGTTCTCGCCGTTGGACGACGATTCGAGCTGCTCGATGAGTGCGTCGAACGCTTCACCGTCGTCGGCGCCTCCGCCCACGTCGTTCTCCCCGTCGCTCAGCAACACGATCGCGTTGATGAGCGTGGGGTCGTACTCGGTGACCATCTGTGCGTGGCTGTCACCGGTGACGGCATACAGCGGCGTGCCGTTGAGCGGAACCAGCCGGGACACCTCATTGACGAGTCGCTCCCGGTCCGGCCCGACGGGTGACACCGGTGCCAGGTCGAGGTAGCCGGCGGTGCCGTCGGCGCCCAGGCCGGTGGTGAAGATGCGGATCCCCACCTGGTCCTCGGCGCGGAACTGATCGAGGCCGTCCTGCACCGCCTCGATCGCCAGGTCGAGCTTGGTCGCTCCACCGGGATCGGCGGGGTCGGCTGGGCCACCCATGGAGCCCGAAACGTCCAGCATGAGCATCACGCGGGTCACCTTGCGTTGCAGAGCCCAGTTGTCGAGCAGCCCCACCAGCACGGCGCCGTCGGGCACGTCCAGCAGCGTCTGGGGTTGTGACGGGTCGACACCGTTGGACGCGTCGACCGGTGCTCCGAGTGCCACATCGGGGTTGCCCGGTCGGAAGCCGAACTCCAGCACCTTCTCCTGGTTCTCCGCGCTCGACACGAACTCGGCGAACAGCCCGGCTCCCGCGGCCTGCTCTTCACTCACCCACTCGGCATCGAGCACGAACAGCGGATTGTCGGAGTAAAGCGTGCCTTCGGTGGGGTAGATCGCAACCAGCGGAGTGCGTGGAGGGCGGGCCTCCTCGCCGGGTTCGAGCACGCCGTCGGGGTTGCCCTGGTTGTAGTCGATGACCGACTTCTCCTCGACGGCCACCGCAGAGGCGTACGTGAGGGCGGTGCCGCGCTGGTCGGCCCGGTACCAGTTGTCGAGGAATGTGAGCGTGATGTCGCCGTAGTGCACCACCGCCGACTCGATGTCGGTGCCGTACTGCACCACTTCCGGCCGGGCCAGGTCCTCGAGGGAGAGGTCGGTGGTCTTGCCGGTTGCCGCGTAGGCCTGCGCGATCAGCGCCGACAGCCCCGATGTCGAGAAGTTGGGGTTGGTCTTGCCGAGCCGGAACGGCCCCCACTCCGGGTGGCCCTTCGCAGCCCATCCTCCGGGGGAGCGGGCGAGTTCGAGGATGTCGGCCCACCCGATCGGCGTGTCGGGCCAGCCCAGCGCCTCTGCCATGGGTTCGGGCATTGCTATCACGAGCGGTGTGAGCATGAACGGCGCCGGGTCCTCGGGTGCCATCGGGGCCTCACCGTTGTCCGCCAGCTTCTGGTTGAGCACCTCCCCCCAAGCGCTCGACGCGGGCGACCACAGCACCGGCCGCGGCCCGTCAGTGGTCTCGTCCCAGCCCTCCGCCAGCGCCGTGGCAGCGCCGCCGGACGCCTTGGAGCGCACG contains:
- a CDS encoding VWA domain-containing protein; this translates as MNRRIGWIIGFVGVVALIVAACGGSDDDPFSASGAGDSAVTGDAGNCILVDAAVSSEKIELLTELANDFNSTDAAVDGECVFVDVRSKASGGAATALAEGWDETTDGPRPVLWSPASSAWGEVLNQKLADNGEAPMAPEDPAPFMLTPLVIAMPEPMAEALGWPDTPIGWADILELARSPGGWAAKGHPEWGPFRLGKTNPNFSTSGLSALIAQAYAATGKTTDLSLEDLARPEVVQYGTDIESAVVHYGDITLTFLDNWYRADQRGTALTYASAVAVEEKSVIDYNQGNPDGVLEPGEEARPPRTPLVAIYPTEGTLYSDNPLFVLDAEWVSEEQAAGAGLFAEFVSSAENQEKVLEFGFRPGNPDVALGAPVDASNGVDPSQPQTLLDVPDGAVLVGLLDNWALQRKVTRVMLMLDVSGSMGGPADPADPGGATKLDLAIEAVQDGLDQFRAEDQVGIRIFTTGLGADGTAGYLDLAPVSPVGPDRERLVNEVSRLVPLNGTPLYAVTGDSHAQMVTEYDPTLINAIVLLSDGENDVGGGADDGEAFDALIEQLESSSNGENATPVRIFTIAYGADADTSVLEQIAEASNATAYQATDATTIDDVFSAVVSNF